From the genome of Pseudomonadota bacterium:
GGTATACTTTCTTGGAGAATACACAAAAGAAAATATGCCATCAAACCCTACGTCTTTTATAAGGTTCATGGTTTTTGCAAAATCCTCTTCATCCTCCCCTGAAAAACCCACAATACAATCTGCGGTAATAGAGATGTCTTTACATCTATCCCTTAGAAGCCCTATCTTCTCAATATATTCTTGAGCAGTATAGCCCCTGTTCATACGCTTAAGCACCTTATCAGAGCCTGATTGAAAGGGCAAATGTATATGCTCGCAAAGTTTCTCAAGCCTGCCAAAACAGTCAATAAGTTCAAACGAGATATCCTTAGGATGAGAAGTAACAAATCTAATCCTCTTTATGCCTTGAATCCTGTTTATTGCCTCCAATATTTGTGGAAAGGAGATATCATCCCTTCCCCTGTTATAAGAATTTACATTTTGCCCGAGGAGGATTACCTCTCTCACGCCTTCACTCGCAAGGTCTTCAATTTCCTTTAACACATCTTTACTCTCCCTGCTCTCCTCCCTTCCCCTTACATATGGCACCACGCAATAACTACAGAAATTGTTGCATCCCTTCATAATTGTCACACATGTCTTAACCTTGCCATCTATATTCTTCGGTTTTATGAAAAGGGAAGTACTACATCCATTCTCTGAAAAATCAAAGAATTGCCTTCTTTTTGATGCCTCTTCGATGGCTTCTTTTATTTTATGGATGTTTGAAGGCCCCAGGGAAAAATCAATAAACGGTAACCTTTCCTTTATACTATCCTTCTCCATCTGTGCTACACAACCTGTGACACCAAGAAGCATGTTTCTTCTCTTCTTTATACCCTTAAGCCTACCCATAAGGCTGTAAAACTTCTGTTCCGCCTTTTCTCTTACACAACATGTATTCACAATAACAATATCAGCATCCTTCACATTTTGAATATGCTCAAAACCATTATTTACGAGAAGATACGCCATTTTCTCCGTATCATGTTCATTCATCTGGCATCCAAACGTTTCTATACAGAATTTCATCGCCCCTGCTTTTATTTTCATCTCACCTTGAACCTTGTTTCAGGGGTTCGTCTATCAGCTTTGATAATAGATAATGTGGTTTTCATAAAGGCCCCCTAAAATATTTTTTATAATTGTTTATTGAATGACTACTTGTCATATCCAGGTCTAATGGGGTAATTGAAACGTAGCCCTTTTCTATCGCATAAAAATCTGTGCCATCTATCAGTTCGTAATTTTCTCCATTTCCTCC
Proteins encoded in this window:
- the miaB gene encoding tRNA (N6-isopentenyl adenosine(37)-C2)-methylthiotransferase MiaB — translated: MKIKAGAMKFCIETFGCQMNEHDTEKMAYLLVNNGFEHIQNVKDADIVIVNTCCVREKAEQKFYSLMGRLKGIKKRRNMLLGVTGCVAQMEKDSIKERLPFIDFSLGPSNIHKIKEAIEEASKRRQFFDFSENGCSTSLFIKPKNIDGKVKTCVTIMKGCNNFCSYCVVPYVRGREESRESKDVLKEIEDLASEGVREVILLGQNVNSYNRGRDDISFPQILEAINRIQGIKRIRFVTSHPKDISFELIDCFGRLEKLCEHIHLPFQSGSDKVLKRMNRGYTAQEYIEKIGLLRDRCKDISITADCIVGFSGEDEEDFAKTMNLIKDVGFDGIFSFVYSPRKYTVASTLKDVVPREVAKERLRYLQGVQKSITLNKNREMEDKRVDVLVEGTSKNSEEDLTGRTRTNKIVNFKGDRDMIGKFVEVEIVKGYANSLKGEKPEIKEV